A single genomic interval of Trichosurus vulpecula isolate mTriVul1 chromosome 6, mTriVul1.pri, whole genome shotgun sequence harbors:
- the CALCA gene encoding calcitonin: MILLKLSSFLAFFALVVCQMDSLQAAPFRPGFESVMPDHVTLSDDEARYLLNALVKEFVQMKADELDQVTEDNSLDRPRAKRCSNLSTCLLGKLSQELHRLHTYTRTDVGARTPGKKREALSDLENDRYANSEDALGSN; encoded by the exons ATGATCCTCCTAAAGCTCTCttccttcctggctttctttgcCTTGGTTGTGTGCCAGATGGACAGCCTCCAGGCTGCTCCATTCAG GCCTGGTTTTGAATCTGTCATGCCAGACCATGTGACTCTCAGCGATGATGAAGCTCGGTACCTGCTGAATGCTTTGGTGAAGGAGTTTGTGCAGATGAAAGCTGATGAGTTGGATCAGGTGACTGAGGACAACAG CCTGGACAGACCTAGAGCTAAACGGTGCAGTAATCTGAGTACCTGTTTGCTGGGCAAGCTCTCGCAGGAACTGCACAGGCTGCACACTTACACTCGCACTGACGTCGGGGCACGAACACCTGGCAAGAAACGAGAGGCGCTGAGCGACCTGGAGAATGACCGTTATGCAAACTCTGAGGATGCCCTGGGGAGCAACTAG